The following is a genomic window from Desulfofarcimen acetoxidans DSM 771.
ATTTCTGAGCCCTGTATCAGACCCGATTTGATGAAGTGCCTCTTCAGCATGCTCCAGCCCAGGAGGCAGCCCAGCGCACCGCAGCCGGCGCCCAAAGCTGCGATGGCCGCCAAAATAAGAGGATCAAAGTAATACAGATTCATCAAAACAAGCTGCTCTGCCGAAAACATGTTGCTAAAGTGCTCGGAAAAATACTGCCCCCCGAATATCCAGAGGAGAATTGGACCGAGCAGTCCATTACCGGCGTTAAATACCGACCATGCGACGGTATTGCGTTTGATACTTTGATAAGAGGATGCCGGTATCATAATAAGCTCTCCGATAATACCCAGAGGCAACATGATAATAAGCAGATGGGGTAAACCCATCAGTGTATAGAACAATCCTCGTAAAACCGAATGCAGCAGCATTACTCCCCGCTTGCCGACTTTAAAGGCAAGCAGCAGGTAAATGGGTGCGGTAACCATCCCTGTTAAAGGTGCTCCGGCTATTAAGGCAAATCCCATAAACGGCATAGTAAGCACTCCGACAGCCATACCAACAACCGTTAACAGTGTTGTCAGTATGCCTATTAAAACCAAATCCTTAACGGTAAGTTTTATAGCTTTTTCTTTCATACCAATACCTCCGTATGTATTAAAACGGATTTTGTACAAAACGTTTACTTACGGCCAACTTCCATATCTATTGGTCCCATGGCCATATCCAGGGTAGTGCCGCGCACCGACCTGAAACCCGCCCGAAGCATGGCATCAGCTATAAAGCCCTGTTCAAACGCCACGTCCCACCCCAGCATGGCCACCGGCAGCCATCCCAGCACCATAATTTCAGGTCTGGTCATTTCATGAGTCAAGCCATCGGTAACCACAACACATACTCCACCCGGATTAAGCGCATCATATATTTTCTTCATTACGGGGTCGATATTCTCTTTGGCAACATTCAGAGTCGCCATGGCCAGAACCAGATCATAGTTCTCCCCGATGGAGTCGGTTAAATAGTTTCCTCCCATAACCTCCATCCTGTCTCCCATCTCATACTCCTTGATGTAGGTTTGACTCACCTTAACCACCTCCGACTGATCAAAAACAACCCCTTTCATGGAAGGATGCCTGTCTACAATGGCCATGCCAATCAGCCCCGGCCCCCCGCCCAGGTCGAGCATTTTCCGAAAACCCTCGAATTCCGGCAACTGGGAGATAAGCTCAGCAAAATATTGCGCTATTCCCGCCCTTTCGTAGTTGGCATTGTATAACGCTGACCGCGCCCACATCTCTTCGGAGCCCAAATCACCCCGAGAAGATGGCGGCGGAGGTCCCTCTTTTATAAGCCCGGTCAATTCTTGAAATTGTCCGAACCGGTGGAAGTTATTCATGAAAAACTCTCCCAGATAGGTATCACGGCCTTCCACAAGAAAAACTTCAGC
Proteins encoded in this region:
- a CDS encoding methyltransferase, which translates into the protein MKNFPKVDISYKNLYNILMGQVRSKLLLTAIELKVFSCLAEAKPANEVARLIGGDPGNTRFFLDGLAACGLLEKKNGLYKNSNEAEVFLVEGRDTYLGEFFMNNFHRFGQFQELTGLIKEGPPPPSSRGDLGSEEMWARSALYNANYERAGIAQYFAELISQLPEFEGFRKMLDLGGGPGLIGMAIVDRHPSMKGVVFDQSEVVKVSQTYIKEYEMGDRMEVMGGNYLTDSIGENYDLVLAMATLNVAKENIDPVMKKIYDALNPGGVCVVVTDGLTHEMTRPEIMVLGWLPVAMLGWDVAFEQGFIADAMLRAGFRSVRGTTLDMAMGPIDMEVGRK
- a CDS encoding MptD family putative ECF transporter S component, whose translation is MKEKAIKLTVKDLVLIGILTTLLTVVGMAVGVLTMPFMGFALIAGAPLTGMVTAPIYLLLAFKVGKRGVMLLHSVLRGLFYTLMGLPHLLIIMLPLGIIGELIMIPASSYQSIKRNTVAWSVFNAGNGLLGPILLWIFGGQYFSEHFSNMFSAEQLVLMNLYYFDPLILAAIAALGAGCGALGCLLGWSMLKRHFIKSGLIQGSEIVEAK